In a single window of the Trichoderma breve strain T069 chromosome 6, whole genome shotgun sequence genome:
- a CDS encoding short chain dehydrogenase domain-containing protein — protein sequence MPGISPVVLILGAGPKVGLPTAKAFASKGYKVAIAARSLNEADSTGSQLNIKSDFANPDDVVNAFVKVKSELGIPSVVIYNAGAATFPSPGDPFGIPLDAFKRDMTVNNTSVFVAAQQAVLGFAELPANAPKVFAFTGNILNVKPLPQFLESGAGKSASAHMMMAAASEYKDKGFKFYYVDERKADGSAAFKIDGEAHAKLFCELAEAKTQGPWLQTFVKGAGYKDFGPYRL from the exons ATGCCCGGAATATCTCCTGTCGTTCTCATCCTCGGTGCAGGACCTAAAGTCGGCCTCCCAACGGCGAAGGCTTTTGCCTCCAAAGGTTACAAGGTTGCAATCGCAGCCCGGTCACTGAACGAGGCAGACAGCACAGGCAGTCAGCTTAACATCAAAAGCGACTTCGCCAACCCCGACGATGTTGTCAATGCCTTTGTAAAGGTTAAGAGCGAGCTGGGAATCCCGAGCGTAGTGATATACAACG CCGGCGCCGCGACCTTCCCTTCCCCGGGCGACCCATTTGGGATCCCGTTGGACGCTTTCAAGCGAGACATGACTGTCAACAATACCAGTGTTTTTGTCGCAGCACAGCAGGCCGTGCTCGGCTTCGCGGAGCTCCCTGCCAATGCACCAAAGGTATTCGCGTTTACGGGCAACATACTAAACGTCAAGCCGCTCCCGCAGTTCCTGGAATCCGGTGCTGGCAAGTCAGCATCTGCgcacatgatgatggctgccGCTTCTGAATACAAAGACAAAGGGTTCAA GTTTTACTATGTCGATGAACGAAAGGCAGATGGCTCAGCTGCTTTTAAGATTGATGGAGAGGCACATGCAAAGCTCTTCTGCGAGCTCGCAGAGGCGAAGACGCAAGGCCCATGGTTGCAGACCTTTGTCAAGGGCGCTGGATATAAGGACTTCGGCCCCTATCGACTATAG
- a CDS encoding fungal specific transcription factor domain-containing protein: MKRKPRRPAGFKYIAQLEKRLLGVEALLGERSLGKPTVPNIISHKDQTTAATLPDTAALIKSHNESNSWMPENELQVPSFEHTNNPVEFRHGATFRVPDHDATDWSTLGSYVTDRMWPRSAPESRLVALPARQQLPTKAVAEELIEETFSNYNRFLPLFHEEDFLREFHLKYSTSSPRDAGWWACLNVVLSIAHRLRAIRTLDPTQEHILAYGYAQNALSVVSELNVSDRSLSAVQALAGMACLLQGTPDPEPAAMLVAAALRLAQLMNLHRECSSPGVTESEAEKRRRVFWKVYILDKDVSLRTGRPFGQDDDDMDVLLPSKASLESGNLDLFNCRIGLALVQGQVYKQLYSVRAGRQTAAQRAIAAQELSSLLSYWKSSAQLEILEDFAALPGFQLSGEMIHKVVLRLTYLHCLTMIDRHLPLAAKPFSNQELSRSEPMSPPGSLCVAEARKAIRLIEAIPQGDCACVWMLLHAFFAAASSMLHNLTHNPISPNAISDLNLIEPFLRLLETLAKDPNTISQSKELVQMHRTCKSLNLKAKKAVQHFSSKPLASFT, translated from the exons atgaagaggaagcctCGCAGACCAGCTGG CTTCAAATACATCGCACAGCTCGAGAAAAGACTCTTGGGAGTAGAGGCTTTGCTAGGAGAAAGGTCATTGGGAAAGCCAACTGTGCCTAACATCATTTCGCATAAAGACCAGACGACGGCCGCAACATTACCTGACACAGCAGCACTGATCAAATCTCACAATGAAAGTAATTCATGGATGCCAGAGAATGAGCTACAAGTTCCCTCATTCGAACATACGAACAATCCAGTTGAGTTTCGCCATGGAGCTACATTTCGAGTACCCGACCACGATGCAACCGATTGGTCTACGCTTGGAAGTTATGTAACTGACCGTATGTGGCCTCGTTCCGCTCCAGAATCACGCCTAGTTGCTCTACCAGCGCGTCAGCAGCTACCCACAAAGGCAGTCGCTGAGGAGTTGATTGAGGAAACTTTCAGTAACTATAATAGGTTTCTTCCACTTTTTCACGAAGAGGACTTTTTGAGAGAGTTTCACCTCAAATATTCGACTTCTAGTCCTAGGGATGCTGGTTGGTGGGCATGCCTCAATGTTGTGCTGTCGATAGCTCATCGCCTCCGCGCCATACGCACATTAGATCCGACACAGGAGCACATTCTGGCTTATGGCTATGCACAAAACGCTCTCAGCGTCGTCTCCGAGCTGAATGTCTCCGATCGAAGTCTCTCTGCTGTCCAGGCTCTGGCGGGTATGGCCTGCCTTCTTCAGGGCACACCGGATCCGGAGCCAGCCGCAATGCTCGTGGCCGCAGCTCTACGCTTGGCACAGCTTATGAATCTGCACAGAGAATGTTCCAGCCCAGGAGTCACGGAATCAGAAGCCGAGAAACGGAGGCGGGTGTTTTGGAAGGTGTATATTCTTGACAAGGATGTTAGTCTACGGACGGGCCGACCCTTTggtcaagatgatgatgacatggatGTACTTTTGCCATCAAAAGCAAGTCTTGAGTCCGGAAATTTGGACCTGTTCAACTGTCGCATAGGCCTTGCACTTGTTCAGGGGCAAGTGTATAAACAATTGTACTCGGTACGGGCTGGACGACAAACGGCTGCACAGAGAGCGATTGCGGCACAGGAGTTGAGTTCTTTATTATCGTACTGGAAATCCAGCGCGCAGCTGGAAATACTAGAGGACTTCGCGGCATTACCAGGGTTCCAACTTTCAGGCGAGATGATACACAAAGTGGTCCTACGACTCACATATCTTCATTGCCTCACAATGATCGATCGCCACTTGCCTCTAGCGGCGAAACCTTTCTCCAACCAAGAGCTCAGCCGGTCTGAACCAATGTCACCCCCAGGTAGCCTATGCGTCGCTGAGGCACGCAAAGCGATCCGTCTTATTGAAGCCATCCCCCAAGGAGACTGTGCCTGTGTCTG GATGCTTCTTCACGCTTTCTTCGCTGCAGCTAGCAGCATGCTCCATAATTTGACACATAATCCCATATCGCCAAATGCAATTTCAgatctcaatctcatcgaGCCATTTCTACGTCTGTTGGAGACACTCGCCAAGGATCCAAACACAATCTCACAGTCCAAGGAGCTGGTGCAAATGCATCGCACTTGCAAAAGCTTAAACCTCAAGGCCAAAAAGGCTGTTCAACATTTCAGTTCAAAACCTCTGGCGTCCTTTACATAA
- a CDS encoding fungal cellulose binding domain-containing protein, with protein sequence MRTSFLIGSAVIGAASAYKATTTHYYDGQEGACGCGSSSGGFPWQLGIGNGVYTAAGSQAFFDTAGASWCGAGCGKCYKLTSTGEAPCSTCGTGGVAGQSIIVMVTNLCPYNGNQQWCPNVGDTNQYGYSYHFDIMAQNQVFGDNVVVDFEPIACPGQAVADWGTCQCNGIQETDTTPVLGDDTSLPPPASSSSSKPAASSTKPVTSSAKPVTSSAKPAVSSTPPSTGGQQQTLYGQCGGIGWTGPSVCQPPATCKSQNQWYSQCLN encoded by the exons ATGAGGACCTCTTTCTTGATTGGCTCTGCCGTTATCGGCGCTGCTTCTGCATACAAGGCTACTACTACT CATTATTATGATGGGCAGGAGGGTGCTTGTGGATGCGGCTCAAGCTCTGGTGGATTCCCATGGCAG CTGGGCATTGGTAACGGAGTCTATACCGCCGCTGGTTCTCAGGCCTTTTTCGATACGGCCGGTGCATCGTGGTGCGGCGCGGGCTGCGGTAAATGCTATAAACTGACGTCGACGGGAGAGGCACCTTGCTCTACTTGTGGCACAGGTGGTGTTGCTGGCCAGAGCATTATCGTGATGGTCACAAACCTGTGCCCCTATAATGGAAATCAGCAGTGGTGCCCAAATGTCGGTGATACTAACCAGTATGGTTACAGCTACCACTTTGACATAATGGCACAGAATCAGGTCTTTGGAGACAATGTGGTTGTTGATTTTGAGCCTATTGCCTGCCCGGGCCAGGCTGTTGCTGACTGGGGAACTTGTCAATGCAATGGAATACAAGAAACCGACACCACGCCCGTCCTAGGCGATGACACTAGCCTGCCTCCTCCCGCCAGCAGTTCGAGCTCAAAGCCGGCGGCATCATCCACAAAGCCAGTGACATCGTCTGCAAAGCCAGTGACATCTTCGGCAAAGCCAGCGGTATCATCGACACCGCCATCCACCGGTGGACAACAACAAACACTCTACGGCCAGTGTGGAGGCATTGGCTGGACAGGTCCTTCCGTTTGCCAGCCTCCGGCCACCTGCAAGTCACAGAACCAGTGGTACTCTCAGTGCCTTAACTAA
- a CDS encoding fumarylacetoacetate (FAA) hydrolase family domain-containing protein, with product MERNWTHLVRFIAEEDNQVHLGQIDPSIDIGLNIEAGKLVKANLVIGSAFDGKVSNKILTVKQLLCPLAQHEIPIVRCLGLNYRDHAAEANIPVPNEPILFIKPRTSISSPYPATINVPLIAQDGTSDYEAELAFIISKDGRDIPEEEAQEYVLGYTCSNDISCRSQQFKNSQWSFSKGFDGSAPIGPVLVRPDVIGDPPILDIQGIHNGTIVQSSNTRELIFSINKTISFLSQGTTLERGTVVMTGTGPGIGGLRSPKIVLQHGDDMRVHIEKIGTLINKVYYE from the exons ATGGAGCGAAATTGGACTCATTTGGTTCGATTTATTGCCGAAGAGGATAATCAGGTCCATCTGGGCCAGATTGATCCTTCAATAGACATTGGACTCAATATCGAGGCAGGTAAACTAGTAAAGGCAAACCTCGTCATTGGCAGCGCGTTTGACGGGAAAGTATCCAATAAGATCTTGACAGTTAAGCAG CTCCTTTGCCCTCTAGCCCAGCACGAAATACCAATAGTTCGCTGCCTTGGTCTTAACTACCGTGATCATGCGGCGGAAGCAAACATTCCCGTTCCCAATGAACCTATCCTCTTCATAAAACCCCGGACGTCTATTAGTTCGCCATATCCCGCAACGATTAACGTGCCATTGATTGCTCAGGATGGCACAAGCGACTACGAAGCGGAACTTGCGTTTATCATTTCGAAAGATGGGCGCGATATtccagaagaggaagcacaGGAATATGTTCTCGGCTATACCTGTAGTAATGATATTTCTTGCAGGAGTCAACAGTTCAAAAACAGTCAGTGGTCATTCTCCAAGGGATTTGATGGCTCAGCGCCAATTGGCCCTGTACTCGTCAGGCCAGACGTGATCGGAGATCCTCCGATATTAGACATTCAAGGGATTCACAACGGGACTATTGTGCAGAGCTCCAATACCAG GGAACTCATTTTTAGTATAAACAAGACTATTTCGTTTCTTTCACAGGGCACAACGCTTGAGCGAGGCACTGTCGTCATGACCGGTACGGGACCTGGGATAGGAGGACTTAGGAGCCCCAAGATAGTCTTGCAGCATGGAGACGATATGAGAGTGCATATTGAGAAAATTGGGACACTGATCAACAAAGTGTATTATGAGTAG
- a CDS encoding fungal specific transcription factor domain-containing protein: protein MLHILFQRSHQTAESIERSSPSTQHAEVDTQNQLHSKNAMDMNHLIPRNDADSVDGMATLMGSRTVMSKFFGPSSNIEFLRQVSDASVAILKANVQVRESTTDAIEATIVEGSHAVNVPSGRRLKSLQTADLYDLPKETIALRLIKLFFSDTGMIFPITDEETILQAYYSVINVDDRLTNRSCVCLLNSIFAIATYISVKPDRSPIKNAEDSEAYCEKARAIWACTESNTAQLETVQYLLLMAHYYQGTNRPDEAWNLHGQAVQTAYQLGLHSRSLCYEFSASEAERRRRTWLGCVVLDRLFSMTLGRPLIIPSSYINMDPPDTNTVQGLSALRKSRNGSCSCHTVCLFTATIRLYEILQTIIADLYGSNLDQNFSLDLSAAFTYIMPIEQRLNEWREKLYRQLQRRPWGDNNFTENDSEAIFDKLSTIMTLRYLNIRILLHRPVLSTVLLHCHTSYSDRRPEKDPPFSRHVAELSIESCQQSAIDIIDIVYKTRGSYLALKTWWFTIYYTFNAAVVIFSCILLEIASPSTSSSSEQASTTTDTSRSNKIVNLFEYLQRAAESLQRVGENTKQGSRVNKMLQKHLEISSKLIRENADRYSVPLSVLSLGQESQDSNSQPNVYSWDSQLDNNELLAVTSCPPNPLEMFELGTSQEWINSDLYTDLFQAGEGSAT, encoded by the exons ATGTTACATATTCTCTTCCAACGAAGCCATCAGACGGCCGAGTCTATTGAGCGATCGAGTCCTTCAACCCAGCATGCTGAAGTTGATACCCAGAATCAACTCCATAGTAAGAATGCTATGGATATGAATCATCTCATACCACGAAACGATGCGGATTCGGTGGACGGCATGGCTACCCTCATGGGATCGAGGACAGTGATGAGCAAATTTTTCGGACCATCTTCAAACATAGAATTCCTTCGACAAGTTTCGGATGCGTCGGTAGCAATTTTGAAAGCCAATGTACAGGTGAGAGAATCAACGACCGACGCGATCGAAGCAACGATAGTGGAAGGATCACATGCGGTTAATGTCCCATCGGGTCGGCGGCTCAAGTCTCTACAAACTGCCGATCTGTACGATTTGCCAAAGGAGACAATCGCGTTACGCCTCATCAAACTGTTCTTCTCTGATACCGGGATGATCTTTCCAATCACAGATGAAGAAACCATCCTTCAAGCCTACTATTCAGTAATAAATGTGGATGACAGACTTACAAATCGGTCCTGCGTCTGTCTTCTCAACTCAATCTTTGCTATTGCAACATACATCAGCGTGAAACCTGATCGATCCCCGATCAAGAATGCAGAAGACTCCGAGGCGTACTGCGAGAAGGCACGAGCCATATGGGCCTGCACTGAATCAAATACGGCCCAGCTGGAAACTG TGCAGTATCTCCTCCTGATGGCGCACTATTACCAGGGTACGAATAGACCGGATGAAGCATGGAACCTCCACGGACAAGCAGTGCAAACAGCGTACCAGCTTGGGCTACACTCGCGATCCTTGTGCTATGAGTTCAGCGCGTCGGAAGCcgaaagaaggagaagaaccTGGCTCGGTTGTGTCGTACTGGATAG GTTGTTTAGCATGACGCTGGGACGACCGTTAATAATCCCATCTAGCTATATCAATATGGACCCCCCTGATACTAATACGGTACAAGGTCTAAGCGCCTTGAGAAAGTCAAGGAATGGATCGTGTTCTTGCCATACCGTCTGCTTATTCACTGCAACAAT ACGATTATACGAAATTCTTCAAACCATCATCGCTGATTTATATGGCTCAAACCTCGATCAAAACTTCTCGCTTGACTTATCTGCGGCATTTACTTATATCATGCCAATAGAACAAAGATTGAACGAGTGGCGAGAAAAGCTGTACAGACAGCTGCAACGGAGACCATGGGGCGATAATAATTTTACGGAAAATGATTCTGAGGCTATCTTTGATAAGCTTAGTACTATCATGACGCTGAGGTATCTCAACATCcgcatccttcttcatcgccctgTTTTGAGCACTGTTCTGCTTCATTGCCATACTTCGTATTCCGATAGACGCCCTGAAAAGGATCCGCCGTTCTCCAGGCATGTTGCAGAACTCAGCATTGAGAGCTGTCAGCAATCAGCTATCGATATTATCGACATCGTCTATAAGACGCGCGGTTCATATCTGGCGCTGAAAACGTGGTGGTTTACCATATACTACA CATTCAACGCTGCCGTAGTCATATTCAGCTGCATACTCCTGGAAATCGCTAGCCCGTCCACCAGTTCCAGCTCTGAACAAGCCAGCACGACCACCGATACCTCCCGCTCTAATAAGATTGTGAATTTATTTGAGTATCTCCAGCGCGCTGCTGAGTCTTTGCAGCGGGTCGGAGAGAACACCAAACAAGGAAGCAGGGTTAATAAAATGCTGCAAAAACATCTAGAAATTAGCAGCAAACTTATCCGAGAAAATGCAGACCGCTACTCTGTTCCTCTTTCAGTCCTCTCACTCGGCCAGGAGTCCCAAGACAGTAACAGTCAGCCCAATGTATATAGTTGGGATTCTCAACTTGATAACAATGAACTTCTGGCTGTAACCAGCTGTCCCCCTAATCCTTTGGAAATGTTTGAGCTCGGGACATCTCAAGAATGGATCAATTCTGATCTCTATACTGACCTATTTCAGGCAGGAGAAGGTTCGGCGACTTAA
- a CDS encoding aldehyde dehydrogenase family domain-containing protein, which yields MGSMGANSGSSVSAFTTSSTIPFWLEGKQVISAETFDVISPLDQNPLYKCSSASEEDVLGAVNAAKEAYVSWSRTKPDTRRDIFLRAAELFERRRKEMFHYSHTETGAAQNIFDIEHGFAANACRSIAGLIQVATTSSMPIVAEEGRHAMLVKEPYGVVLAISPWNIPNVLGLRACLQPLAMGNTVVLKGPEAAPGTLWAIASILHEAGLPITDMLIAHPAIKKINFTGSTPVGAVIAQQAGKHLKPTVMELGGKNPVIVCEDADIQQAALKCAMGAFLHSGQICMSTERIIVNAKISDTFRSALCAAVLKFFADQGTDAAQLVNTTAVEKNQWLLKDALAKGANLANNIAHGVEYGGTRMQPVIIEHVKPGMEIYNTESFGPTVSLFVVDTDEEAVAIANDTPYGLSSAVFTEDLRRGFNVARAIESGAVHINSMTVHDEPALPHGGVKSSGWGRFSGLQGLDEWVQTKVVSWRD from the exons ATGGGTTCCATGGGAGCGAACAGCGGCTCGTCCGTCTCCGCCTTTACTACATCGTCAACGATCCCTTTCTGGCTCGAAGGCAAGCAAGTTATATCCGCCGAGACGTTCGATGTAATTTCTCCTCTTGATCAAAACCCCCTGTACAAATGCTCTTCTGCCTCTGAAGAGGATGTACTCGGAGCAGTCAATGCCGCGAAAGAGGCATACGTCTCTTGGTCTCGAACCAAGCCAGACACAAGAAGAGACATTTTTCTTCGGGCCGCAGAGCTATTtgaaagaaggagaaaagagatgtTTCATTACAGCCACACCGAAACGGGCGCAGCACAGAACATCTTCGACATCGAGCATGGCTTTGCCGCCAATGCGTGCCGAAGTATTGCGGGCCTAATCCAGGTCGCGACTACATCGTCGATGCCCATTGTTGCCGAGGAGGGTCGTCATGCTATGTTGGTTAAAGAGCCTTATGGTGTTGTCTTGGCAATATCTCCTTGGAATATCCCCAACGTGTTGGGTCTGCGTGCTTGTTTGCAGCCCCTGGCGAT GGGAAACACGGTGGTTCTAAAGGGCCCAGAAGCGGCCCCGGGGACTCTGTGGGCCATTGCGTCTATCCTTCACGAAGCCGGTCTGCCG ATCACAGACATGTTGATTGCGCATCCGGCAATCAAGAAGATCAACTTCACCGGCTCAACGCCTGTCGGTGCCGTCATTGCCCAGCAAGCGGGTAAACACCTGAAGCCAACTGTCATGGAACTCGGTGGTAAAAACCCTGTGATAGTATGCGAGGATGCCGATATCCAACAGGCTGCTCTCAAATGCGCAATGGGTGCCTTTTTGCATTCCGGCCAAATTTGCATGTCTACTGAGCGCATCATTGTCAACGCCAAGATTTCCGACACCTTCCGTTCAGCTCTTTGCGCTGCCGTGCTCAAATTCTTTGCGGATCAAGGCACTGATGCTGCACAGCTCGTGAATACTACTGCTGTGGAGAAGAACCAATGGCTCCTCAAAGATGCATTGGCAAAGGGAGCCAATCTTGCCAACAACATTGCTCATGGTGTTGAGTATGGCGGCACGCGAATGCAGCCAGTTATAATAGAGCATGTCAAGCCTGGTATGGAAATCTACAACACCGAGTCATTTGGGCCAACGGTATCTCTTTTTGTGGTCGACACTGACGAGGAGGCTGTCGCAATTGCAAATGACACCCCCTATGGCTTATCCAGCGCTGTGTTCACGGAAGACCTCCGTCGTGGCTTCAATGTTGCCCGCGCGATAGAGTCAGGTGCTGTACATATTAACTCCATGACTGTTCATGATGAGCCAGCACTGCCTCATGGAGGAGTGAAGAGTAGTGGCTGGGGACGGTTCAGTGGTTTGCAAGGGCTTGACGAGTGGGTTCAGACAAAGGTAGTGAGCTGGAGGGATTAA
- a CDS encoding cupin domain-containing protein encodes MASFKTNQHANAAADASQKLFKLASEAHTKPLWTEMAKINPRVPNSSCVPVVWQYEQIKPVLLLAGQVVPPAEAERRTLMLINPAREPPFANDTLAAGLQIVMPNEVTVAHRHTAFAMRFIIEGEGGFTTVEGKRLRMQRGDLVLTPPWHWHDQGKDGSGAMVWLDGLDVPNYTLMPVHFVEHYPSPAYPYEEVDSKSSPLVFPWVAMQTKLDENESDWSSEDYTKSDGTSVSRTLGGAAERLNAGCTSPVIRETASSIYHVFSGSGYTEINGQRFRWKQGDTFCIPAWNKYHHAADIESRVYLYRFHNKPMLETLGYYRTEAN; translated from the exons ATGGCCTCTTTCAAGACGAACCAGCACGCCAATGCGGCGGCAGACGCCAGCCAAAAGCTGTTCAAGCTGGCCTCAGAGGCACATACCAAGCCTCTATGGACAGAAATGGCAAAGATTAACCCACGAGTCCCGAATTCGTCGTGTGTGCCAGTGGTCTGGCAGTACGAGCAAATCAAACCTGTCTTACTACTTGCGGGGCAGGTGGTGCCTCCAGCGGAGGCTGAAAGACGAACATTGATGCTGATCAATCCAGCTCGAG AGCCTCCATTTGCAAATGACACGTTGGCTGCGGGACTCCAGATCGTGATGCCGAATGAAGTCACCGTCGCACACAGACACACAGCCTTTGCCATGCGCTTCATCATTGAAGGCGAAGGTGGCTTCACTACTGTGGAAGGCAAACGTCTTCGCATGCAGCGGGGAGACTTGGTACTTACGCCTCCGTGGCATTGGCACGATCAGGGCAAAGACGGGTCGGGAGCCATGGTCTGgcttgacggccttgatgtGCCGAATTATACACTCATGCCGGTGCACTTTGTTGAGCACTACCCGTCTCCTGCATATCCGTACGAAGAAGTCGATTCCAAGTCTTCGCCTCTCGTTTTCCCCTGGGTAGCCATGCAAACCAAGTTAGATGAGAACGAAAGCGATTGGTCATCGGAGGATTATACCAAGTCAGACGGTACATCAG TTTCACGAACTCTTGGTGGCGCAGCTGAGCGTCTGAACGCAGGCTGCACATCGCCTGTCATTCGTGAGACTGCCTCGTCAATATATCACGTATTCTCGGGCAGCGGGTACACAGAGATCAATGGACAGCGCTTTCGTTGGAAGCAAGGAGATACATTCTGTATACCCGCATGGAATAAGTATCACCACGCTGCTGATATAGAGAGTCGCGTATACCTATATAGATTCCATAACAAGCCGATGTTAGAGACGTTAGGATATTACCGCACTGAAGCTAATTAA